One part of the Streptomyces lienomycini genome encodes these proteins:
- a CDS encoding phosphatidylglycerol lysyltransferase domain-containing protein gives MSGAVPAGPNRVRRLPRGPRPENVPLLVGRAGALVGLLDITAGVFPRFRHSRMHALAEVLPGAFGPFAAALSLSAGVLLLLLAHGLKRRKRRAWRAAVALLPLGAVAQFTYRHSLLGVLISLVLLAPLLRHRDQFAALPDPRSRWRALANFVLMSAGSVLLGLLVVNAHPHRMLGDPSLADRLTHVLYGLFGVEGPVDYRGNTSWTVAFSLGALGLLTAITTIYLAFRPEHPAARLTEDDETRLRALLARHGGRDSLGHFALRRDKAVVFSPSGKAAVTYRVVSGVMLASGDPIGDVEAWPGAIERFMDEACAHSWTPAVMGCSETGGEVWTRETGLDALELGDEAVVDVADFSLAGRAMRNVRQMVKRIERAGYETRVRRVADLSDAELDRVRRAADAWRGTDTERGFSMALGRVGDPADGDCLIATAHKQDPEPGEYGDLKAVLHFVPWGADGVSLDLMRRDRAADPGMNELLIVAALQAAPKLGIARMSLNFAMFRAALARGEKIGAGPVLRAWRGLLVFLSRWFQIESLYKFNAKFRPRWEPRFVVYRRSADLPRIGFAAMQAEGFVTLAAPRFLRRRTPSPRPCVHHLPEQKARAA, from the coding sequence ATGTCGGGCGCGGTTCCGGCAGGACCCAACCGCGTACGTCGCCTACCGCGCGGCCCCCGCCCGGAGAACGTACCGCTCCTCGTCGGCCGGGCCGGCGCGCTCGTCGGCCTGCTGGACATCACCGCCGGCGTCTTCCCCCGCTTCCGGCACAGCCGCATGCACGCCCTCGCCGAGGTCCTGCCCGGCGCCTTCGGCCCCTTCGCCGCGGCCCTCTCCCTCAGCGCGGGCGTCCTGCTCCTCCTGCTCGCGCACGGCCTCAAGCGCCGCAAACGCCGGGCCTGGCGAGCGGCCGTGGCGCTGCTCCCCCTCGGCGCGGTGGCCCAGTTCACCTACCGCCACTCCCTCCTCGGCGTACTGATCTCCCTGGTACTGCTCGCCCCGCTGCTGCGCCACCGCGACCAGTTCGCCGCCCTGCCCGACCCGCGCAGCCGCTGGCGGGCCCTGGCCAACTTCGTCCTCATGAGCGCCGGTTCCGTCCTGCTCGGCCTGCTCGTCGTCAACGCCCACCCGCACCGCATGCTCGGCGACCCGAGCCTGGCCGACCGCCTCACCCACGTCCTCTACGGCCTGTTCGGCGTCGAGGGCCCGGTCGACTACCGGGGCAACACGTCCTGGACGGTGGCCTTCTCCCTGGGCGCCCTCGGCCTGCTGACCGCCATCACCACCATCTACCTGGCCTTCCGCCCCGAACACCCCGCGGCCCGCCTCACCGAGGACGACGAGACGCGCCTGCGCGCCCTGCTCGCCCGGCACGGCGGCCGCGACTCCCTCGGCCACTTCGCGCTGCGCCGCGACAAGGCCGTCGTCTTCTCCCCCAGCGGCAAGGCCGCCGTCACCTACCGCGTCGTCTCCGGCGTGATGCTGGCCAGCGGCGACCCGATCGGCGACGTCGAGGCCTGGCCGGGCGCCATCGAACGCTTCATGGACGAGGCATGCGCCCACTCCTGGACGCCCGCCGTCATGGGCTGCTCCGAGACCGGCGGCGAGGTCTGGACCCGCGAGACCGGACTCGACGCGCTCGAACTCGGCGACGAGGCGGTGGTGGACGTCGCGGATTTCTCCCTCGCCGGCCGCGCGATGCGCAACGTGCGCCAGATGGTCAAGCGCATCGAGCGTGCCGGTTACGAGACTCGCGTACGGCGCGTCGCTGACCTCTCCGACGCCGAACTGGACCGCGTCCGCCGCGCCGCCGACGCGTGGCGCGGCACCGACACCGAGCGCGGCTTCTCCATGGCCCTGGGCCGCGTCGGCGACCCGGCCGACGGCGACTGCCTGATAGCGACGGCACACAAGCAGGACCCCGAACCGGGCGAGTACGGCGACCTGAAGGCCGTCCTCCACTTCGTGCCGTGGGGCGCGGACGGTGTCTCCCTGGACCTCATGCGCCGCGACCGGGCGGCCGACCCCGGAATGAACGAGCTCCTCATCGTCGCCGCGCTCCAGGCCGCGCCGAAACTCGGCATCGCGCGGATGTCCCTGAACTTCGCGATGTTCCGCGCGGCACTGGCACGCGGCGAGAAGATCGGCGCGGGTCCGGTCCTGCGCGCATGGCGGGGCCTGCTCGTCTTCCTCTCCCGCTGGTTCCAGATCGAGTCCCTGTACAAGTTCAACGCCAAGTTCCGCCCCCGGTGGGAACCCCGCTTCGTCGTCTACCGCCGCTCCGCCGACCTCCCCCGCATCGGCTTCGCCGCGATGCAGGCAGAGGGCTTCGTCACCCTCGCCGCCCCTCGCTTCCTGCGCCGCCGCACACCATCCCCCCGCCCCTGCGTCCACCACCTGCCGGAACAGAAGGCCCGGGCGGCATGA
- a CDS encoding alpha/beta hydrolase, producing the protein MGLTSDKVLALAVGAGVLLFAGTVWWWPRLAGRSVRAVLGRMGLLFATQVAVFAAVGLVANQSFGFYGSWADLFGRENGQGVVVDHSAGTAGGPLRVVGDRRVTRASGARPDVSGRVEEIRIVGRTTGIGSPAYVYLPPEYFQARHRARTFPATVVLTGYPGTAEALVDKLRYPRTALELAKAGRMRPMILVMLRPTVAPPRDTECVDVPGGPQTETFFAKDLPEAVSGHYRVGKGPRSWGVVGNSTGGYCALKLAMHHPEAYAAGAGLSPYYDAPSDPTTGDLFQGDKEQKNRANLWWSLKNLPAPDTSLLVTSSKSGETNYKDTLKFIERVKDKKPTRVSSIILESGGHNFNTWRREIPATLQWLDERLDATQK; encoded by the coding sequence ATGGGTCTGACGAGCGACAAGGTGCTCGCGTTGGCGGTGGGGGCGGGCGTGCTGCTGTTCGCCGGCACGGTGTGGTGGTGGCCGCGGCTTGCCGGGCGGAGCGTGCGGGCCGTCCTCGGGCGGATGGGTCTGCTGTTCGCCACCCAGGTGGCGGTCTTCGCCGCGGTCGGACTGGTCGCCAACCAGTCCTTCGGGTTCTACGGCAGTTGGGCCGACCTGTTCGGCCGGGAGAACGGCCAGGGCGTCGTCGTCGACCACTCGGCGGGCACCGCCGGCGGGCCGCTGAGGGTCGTCGGCGACCGGCGGGTGACCCGGGCGAGCGGGGCCCGGCCCGACGTCTCGGGCCGGGTCGAGGAGATACGGATCGTCGGCCGTACGACGGGGATCGGGTCACCCGCGTACGTGTATCTGCCGCCGGAGTACTTCCAGGCGCGGCACCGTGCCCGTACGTTTCCCGCGACCGTCGTCCTGACGGGGTATCCGGGCACCGCCGAGGCGCTGGTGGACAAGCTCCGCTATCCGCGCACCGCGCTGGAACTGGCGAAGGCCGGACGGATGCGGCCGATGATCCTGGTCATGCTGCGTCCCACGGTGGCGCCGCCGCGGGACACGGAGTGCGTGGACGTGCCGGGCGGGCCGCAGACGGAGACGTTCTTCGCGAAGGACCTCCCCGAGGCGGTGAGCGGCCACTACCGGGTCGGCAAGGGGCCGCGGAGCTGGGGTGTCGTCGGCAACTCGACGGGTGGGTACTGCGCGCTGAAGCTCGCCATGCACCACCCGGAGGCGTACGCCGCCGGGGCGGGGCTGTCCCCGTACTACGACGCGCCGAGCGACCCCACCACGGGCGATCTCTTCCAGGGCGACAAGGAGCAGAAGAACCGGGCCAACCTGTGGTGGAGCCTCAAGAACCTGCCCGCGCCCGACACTTCTCTGCTCGTCACCAGCAGCAAGTCCGGTGAGACGAACTACAAGGACACGCTGAAGTTCATCGAGCGGGTGAAGGACAAGAAGCCGACGCGGGTCTCGTCGATCATCCTGGAAAGCGGCGGGCACAACTTCAATACGTGGCGGCGGGAGATTCCCGCGACGCTGCAGTGGCTGGACGAGCGGCTGGACGCAACGCAGAAATGA
- a CDS encoding PH domain-containing protein, giving the protein MHPVTPLRRAWAPVAVLVGWAVHDPDQAQRQLTRLTTTHLLIGLAVLIPAAALYGFLTWWFTHFAVTDTELRIRTGLLFRRTAHIRLERIQAIDVTQPLLARVAGVAKLKLDVIGTGKKDELAFLGADEARALRAELLARAAGFAPETAHEVGEAPARQLLRVPPGVLAVSLLLTGATWGTLLAAAVVPTLLWLATHNLWTVLATALPLVGAAGASSAGRFVAEYDWTVAESPDGLRIDHGLLDRAHETVPPGRVQTVRLVEPLLWRRRRWVRVELDVAGSSNSVLLPVAPREIAESVVARVLPGVTVPADPELSRPPRRAARCRPLWWRGYGLAVTDAVFAARYGLLRRTLALVPHAKVQSVRRTQGPWRRALRLADVRVDTGANKTVTARLRDADEAAELLRGQAERSRTGRRDAPPDRWMA; this is encoded by the coding sequence CTGCACCCCGTCACGCCCCTGCGGCGGGCGTGGGCGCCGGTCGCCGTGCTCGTCGGCTGGGCGGTGCACGATCCGGACCAGGCCCAGCGCCAGCTGACGCGGCTGACCACGACCCACCTGCTGATCGGCCTCGCCGTCCTGATCCCCGCGGCCGCCCTCTACGGCTTCCTGACCTGGTGGTTCACCCACTTCGCGGTGACCGACACCGAGCTGCGCATCCGTACCGGACTGCTGTTCAGGCGCACCGCGCACATCCGCCTCGAACGCATCCAGGCCATCGACGTCACCCAGCCCCTGCTGGCCCGGGTCGCGGGGGTCGCCAAGCTGAAACTCGACGTCATAGGCACCGGCAAGAAGGACGAGCTGGCCTTCCTGGGCGCCGACGAGGCGCGTGCGCTGCGGGCGGAGCTGCTCGCGCGCGCGGCCGGTTTCGCGCCCGAGACCGCGCACGAGGTCGGCGAGGCCCCCGCCCGGCAACTGCTGCGGGTGCCGCCGGGCGTCCTCGCCGTCTCCCTCCTGCTGACCGGCGCGACCTGGGGCACCCTGCTCGCCGCCGCCGTCGTGCCGACGCTGCTGTGGCTGGCCACCCACAACCTGTGGACGGTGCTGGCGACCGCCCTGCCGCTGGTGGGCGCCGCGGGTGCGAGCAGCGCGGGCCGGTTCGTCGCCGAGTACGACTGGACGGTGGCCGAGTCCCCCGACGGACTCCGCATCGACCACGGCCTGCTGGACCGCGCCCACGAGACGGTGCCGCCGGGCCGGGTGCAGACCGTGCGCCTCGTGGAGCCCCTGCTGTGGCGGCGCCGCCGCTGGGTGCGGGTGGAGCTGGACGTCGCCGGGTCGTCGAACTCCGTACTGCTGCCGGTCGCCCCGCGGGAGATCGCCGAGTCGGTCGTCGCGCGCGTGCTGCCCGGGGTGACCGTCCCGGCGGATCCCGAGCTGTCCCGCCCGCCGCGCCGCGCGGCGCGGTGCAGGCCGCTGTGGTGGCGCGGGTACGGGCTCGCGGTCACCGACGCGGTCTTCGCCGCCCGGTACGGACTGCTGCGCCGCACCCTGGCCCTCGTGCCGCACGCCAAGGTCCAGAGCGTCCGCCGGACGCAGGGCCCCTGGCGGCGTGCCCTGCGGCTGGCCGACGTACGGGTGGACACGGGGGCGAACAAGACCGTGACCGCGCGGCTGCGGGACGCGGACGAGGCGGCGGAGCTGCTGCGCGGCCAGGCCGAACGGTCCAGGACCGGACGCCGGGACGCGCCGCCGGACCGCTGGATGGCCTGA
- a CDS encoding PH domain-containing protein: METGSPDDTGTAGAADPARDEPVWSGLPPGLLRMRRLLLVVWLGLLTLAAALLPALFLDPVWSALAVPPLVLLAWGWVMLERNWCSWRYAERADDLLISRGVLWREETVVPYGRMQLVEVTSGPVERHFGLASVQLHTAAAATDATIPGLDPAEAERLRDRLTELGEARSAGL; encoded by the coding sequence ATGGAGACGGGGAGCCCTGACGACACGGGCACGGCGGGGGCGGCGGATCCGGCGCGGGACGAGCCGGTGTGGAGCGGTCTGCCACCGGGGCTGCTGCGCATGCGGCGGCTGTTGCTGGTGGTGTGGCTGGGCCTGCTGACGCTCGCCGCGGCCCTGCTGCCCGCGCTGTTCCTCGACCCCGTCTGGTCCGCCCTGGCCGTGCCGCCGCTGGTTCTGCTCGCCTGGGGCTGGGTGATGCTGGAGCGCAACTGGTGCTCCTGGCGGTACGCCGAGCGCGCCGACGACCTGCTGATCAGCCGGGGCGTGCTGTGGCGGGAGGAGACCGTCGTCCCGTACGGGCGCATGCAACTGGTCGAGGTGACCTCCGGACCGGTCGAACGGCACTTCGGCCTGGCCAGCGTGCAGCTGCACACGGCCGCCGCCGCGACCGACGCGACCATCCCCGGTCTCGACCCGGCCGAGGCGGAACGCCTCCGCGACCGCCTCACCGAGCTGGGCGAGGCCCGATCGGCGGGGCTGTGA
- a CDS encoding NADH-quinone oxidoreductase subunit D translates to MTPTTETTVGVGGAAESTDMVLNIGPQHPSTHGVLRLRLVLDGERIMSAEPVIGYMHRGAEKLFEARDYRQIIMLANRHDWLSAFSNELGVVLAVERMLGMEVPTRAVWTRTLLAELNRVLNHLMFLGSYPLELGGITPVFYAFREREVLQNVMEEVSGGRMHYMFNRVGGLKEDLPAGWTTRARAAVAAVRSRMDVFDDLVLGNEIFRGRTRGVGALSAEAVHAYGVSGPIARASGVDFDLRRDEPYLAYGELRDTLRVVTRTEGDCLARFECLLEQTHNALDLADACLDRLVELAPGPVNQRLPKVLKAPEGHTYAWTENPLGINGYYLVSKGEKTPYRLKLRSASYNNIQALAELLPGTLVADMVAILGSLFFVVGDIDK, encoded by the coding sequence ATGACTCCTACGACGGAGACCACGGTCGGTGTCGGCGGTGCGGCGGAGAGCACCGACATGGTGCTCAACATCGGTCCCCAGCACCCGTCCACCCACGGCGTGCTGCGGCTCAGGCTGGTCCTGGACGGCGAGCGCATCATGAGCGCGGAGCCGGTGATCGGCTACATGCACCGCGGCGCGGAGAAGCTGTTCGAGGCCCGTGACTACCGTCAGATCATCATGCTCGCCAACCGTCACGACTGGCTGTCGGCGTTCTCCAACGAGCTGGGTGTCGTCCTCGCCGTCGAGCGGATGCTCGGCATGGAGGTCCCCACGCGCGCGGTGTGGACGCGCACGCTCCTCGCCGAGCTGAACCGGGTGCTCAACCACCTGATGTTCCTCGGGTCGTACCCGCTGGAACTGGGCGGCATCACCCCGGTCTTCTACGCCTTCCGGGAGCGGGAGGTCCTCCAGAACGTGATGGAGGAGGTCTCCGGCGGGCGCATGCACTACATGTTCAACCGCGTCGGCGGCCTCAAGGAGGACCTCCCCGCGGGCTGGACCACGCGCGCGCGTGCCGCCGTCGCGGCCGTGCGCTCGCGCATGGACGTCTTCGACGACCTGGTGCTCGGCAACGAGATCTTCCGGGGACGTACGCGGGGCGTCGGCGCCCTGTCCGCCGAGGCCGTGCACGCCTACGGCGTCAGCGGGCCCATCGCCCGCGCCTCCGGAGTCGACTTCGACCTGCGCCGCGACGAGCCCTACCTCGCCTACGGCGAACTCCGGGACACCCTCAGGGTCGTCACCCGCACCGAGGGCGACTGCCTGGCCCGCTTCGAGTGCCTGCTGGAGCAGACGCACAACGCCCTCGACCTCGCCGACGCCTGCCTGGACCGCCTGGTCGAGCTGGCGCCCGGGCCGGTCAACCAGCGGCTCCCGAAGGTGCTGAAGGCGCCCGAGGGCCACACGTACGCCTGGACCGAGAACCCGCTCGGCATCAACGGCTACTACCTGGTCAGCAAGGGCGAGAAGACCCCGTACCGGCTGAAGCTGCGCTCGGCGTCGTACAACAACATCCAGGCGCTGGCGGAGCTGCTGCCCGGGACGCTGGTCGCGGACATGGTGGCGATCCTGGGGTCACTGTTCTTCGTGGTCGGGGACATCGACAAGTAG
- a CDS encoding SAM-dependent methyltransferase, whose protein sequence is MTPGTAGAEEAPEAHGTWRGWREATREALYGPGGFYRAAPEGPAGHFRTSVHASPLFAGAVARLLCRVDEALGRPGTLDFVDMAAGRGELVTGVLAALPADVAARTRAYAVEVADRPAGLDPRVRWLPEPPDGVTGLLFANEWLDNVPVDVAEVDSAGVARRVLVRDDGTERLGEPVAGAEAEWLARWWPLPGEEGLRAEIGLPRDTAWASAVSTLGGGGATEARGGSTEGGRGDAEAGRDGPGGGRGSAEAGRSGAEAGRGSAEADRRDTGAGRRDTAGGRNSAEADRRDTAGDRGDTEAGRRGAGGGRGGLAVAVDYAHTLATRPPFGTLTGFREGREIRPVPDGSCDITAHVALDACAQAHAARCAPACAPTDALMRPQHEVLRALGVTGARPPLSLASTDPAAYVRALARASQAAELTAPGGLGDFVWLLQPVGPLDPAALLVDVPDHEEQ, encoded by the coding sequence GTGACACCAGGGACGGCAGGGGCCGAAGAGGCGCCGGAGGCACATGGGACGTGGCGCGGCTGGCGGGAGGCCACCCGGGAGGCCCTGTACGGGCCGGGCGGGTTCTACCGCGCGGCTCCCGAGGGACCGGCCGGGCACTTCCGGACGTCCGTGCACGCGTCGCCGCTGTTCGCCGGGGCCGTGGCGCGGCTGCTGTGCCGGGTCGACGAGGCGCTGGGGCGGCCCGGGACGCTGGACTTCGTGGACATGGCGGCCGGACGGGGCGAACTGGTCACCGGGGTGCTGGCGGCCCTGCCCGCCGACGTGGCCGCCCGCACGCGCGCGTACGCCGTCGAGGTCGCCGACCGCCCCGCCGGGCTGGACCCGCGGGTCCGGTGGCTCCCCGAGCCGCCCGACGGCGTCACCGGCCTGCTGTTCGCCAACGAGTGGCTGGACAACGTACCGGTGGACGTGGCGGAGGTGGACTCCGCGGGCGTGGCCCGCCGGGTGCTCGTCCGGGACGACGGGACCGAGCGGCTCGGGGAGCCGGTGGCCGGGGCGGAGGCCGAGTGGCTGGCCCGGTGGTGGCCGCTGCCCGGCGAGGAAGGGCTGCGGGCGGAGATCGGACTCCCCCGCGACACGGCCTGGGCCTCCGCCGTGTCGACGCTGGGCGGCGGAGGCGCCACGGAAGCCCGCGGGGGCAGCACGGAAGGCGGCAGAGGCGACGCGGAGGCAGGCAGGGACGGCCCAGGAGGCGGCAGAGGCAGCGCGGAGGCAGGCAGGAGCGGCGCGGAGGCAGGCAGAGGCAGCGCGGAAGCCGACAGGCGCGACACTGGAGCCGGCAGGCGCGACACCGCAGGCGGCAGGAACAGCGCAGAAGCCGACAGGCGCGACACCGCAGGCGACAGAGGCGACACGGAAGCAGGCAGGCGCGGCGCCGGAGGTGGCAGGGGCGGGCTCGCGGTGGCCGTCGACTACGCGCACACCCTGGCCACCCGCCCGCCCTTCGGGACGCTCACCGGCTTCCGGGAGGGGCGCGAGATCCGGCCGGTGCCCGACGGGTCGTGCGACATCACCGCGCATGTCGCCCTGGACGCGTGTGCGCAGGCCCACGCCGCGAGGTGCGCTCCGGCGTGCGCGCCCACGGACGCGCTCATGCGCCCCCAGCACGAGGTCCTGCGCGCCCTGGGCGTCACGGGCGCCCGTCCTCCGCTCTCGCTGGCCTCCACCGACCCGGCGGCGTACGTGCGCGCACTCGCGCGTGCCTCGCAGGCCGCGGAGCTGACCGCGCCGGGCGGCCTGGGCGACTTCGTGTGGCTGCTCCAGCCGGTGGGGCCCCTCGACCCCGCCGCGCTACTTGTCGATGTCCCCGACCACGAAGAACAGTGA
- a CDS encoding sensor histidine kinase yields MQRLYDFLRRHPTGVDSFWALVVLGISVVSAANPGTRADGTDNLALILPVVVLLGVVMALRQRMPERMLLLAVALGVAQLAFDVSTMPADFAFLVIIYTVAATGARWASRTALAAGLCAAPLAQLRWSDSELSMGTTIAVTVFQAVPFVLAWVLGDSVRTRRAYFAQLEERATRLEKEREAQAKVAVAAERARIARELHDVVAHNVSVMVVQADGAAYVLDAAPDQAKKALETISSTGRQALAEMRRLLGVLRTGEHKEAGEYVPQPDVQQIEDLVEQCRTSGLPVDFKVEGTPRQLPSGVELTAYRIVQEALTNTRKHGGENAGASVRLVYFDDGLGLLIEDDGKGAPHELYEEGGFDGQGHGLIGMRERIGMVGGTLDAGPRPGGGFRISALLPLKPAH; encoded by the coding sequence GTGCAGCGCCTCTACGATTTCCTCCGCAGACACCCGACCGGGGTCGACTCCTTCTGGGCCCTCGTCGTGCTCGGGATTTCCGTGGTCTCCGCGGCGAACCCGGGGACGCGGGCCGACGGGACGGACAATCTGGCGCTCATCCTCCCCGTCGTGGTGCTGCTCGGCGTCGTGATGGCGCTGCGCCAGCGGATGCCGGAGCGGATGCTGCTGCTCGCCGTCGCGCTCGGCGTGGCGCAACTGGCCTTCGACGTCTCGACGATGCCCGCCGACTTCGCCTTCCTGGTGATCATCTACACCGTGGCGGCGACCGGTGCCCGCTGGGCGTCCCGGACGGCCCTGGCCGCGGGCCTGTGCGCGGCGCCCCTCGCCCAGCTGCGCTGGTCCGACAGCGAACTGAGCATGGGGACCACCATCGCCGTGACGGTCTTCCAGGCGGTCCCCTTCGTCCTCGCCTGGGTGCTCGGCGACTCCGTCCGCACCCGCCGCGCCTACTTCGCGCAGCTGGAGGAGCGCGCGACCCGGCTGGAGAAGGAGCGCGAGGCCCAGGCCAAGGTCGCCGTCGCCGCCGAGCGCGCCCGCATCGCGCGCGAGCTGCACGACGTCGTCGCGCACAACGTCTCCGTCATGGTGGTGCAGGCCGACGGCGCCGCCTACGTCCTGGACGCGGCCCCCGACCAGGCGAAGAAGGCCCTGGAGACCATCTCCTCCACCGGCCGCCAGGCGCTCGCGGAGATGCGCCGTCTGCTGGGCGTGCTGCGTACCGGCGAGCACAAGGAGGCCGGCGAGTACGTTCCGCAGCCCGACGTCCAGCAGATCGAGGACCTGGTCGAGCAGTGCCGCACCTCCGGGCTGCCCGTCGACTTCAAGGTCGAGGGCACCCCCAGGCAACTGCCCAGCGGCGTGGAGCTGACCGCGTACCGCATCGTGCAGGAGGCGCTCACCAACACCCGCAAGCACGGCGGCGAGAACGCGGGCGCCAGCGTGCGCCTGGTCTACTTCGACGACGGGCTCGGGCTGCTCATCGAGGACGACGGCAAGGGCGCCCCGCACGAGCTGTACGAGGAGGGCGGCTTCGACGGCCAGGGCCACGGCCTGATCGGCATGCGCGAGCGGATCGGCATGGTCGGCGGAACCCTGGACGCGGGCCCGCGTCCGGGCGGAGGATTCCGCATCAGTGCGCTGCTGCCGCTGAAACCGGCACACTGA
- a CDS encoding response regulator → MAIRVMLVDDQVLLRTGFRMVLAAQPDMEVVAEAGDGVEALQVLRATAVDVVLMDVRMPKLDGVETTSRICVDPDAPKVLILTTFDLDEYAFSALKAGASGFMLKDVPPGELLAAIRSVHSGDAVVAPSTTRRLLDRFAPMLPATGQEPRQKELQRLTEREREVMGLVAQGLSNGEIAARLVLSEATVKTHVGRILTKLGLRDRVQVVVLAYETGLVRAGGAHG, encoded by the coding sequence ATGGCGATCCGCGTAATGCTCGTCGACGACCAGGTGCTGCTGCGCACCGGGTTCCGGATGGTGCTGGCGGCCCAGCCGGACATGGAGGTCGTCGCGGAGGCGGGCGACGGCGTAGAGGCGCTCCAGGTGCTGCGCGCGACCGCCGTGGACGTCGTCCTGATGGACGTCCGCATGCCCAAGCTCGACGGGGTGGAGACCACCAGCCGGATCTGCGTGGATCCGGACGCGCCGAAGGTGCTGATCCTGACCACGTTCGACCTCGACGAGTACGCGTTCTCGGCGCTGAAGGCGGGCGCCTCCGGCTTCATGCTCAAGGACGTGCCGCCCGGCGAACTGCTCGCCGCGATCCGCTCCGTGCACAGCGGCGACGCCGTGGTCGCCCCCTCCACCACCCGGCGGCTCCTGGACCGGTTCGCGCCGATGCTGCCGGCCACCGGTCAGGAACCCCGGCAGAAGGAGTTGCAGCGGCTCACCGAGCGGGAGCGCGAGGTGATGGGCCTGGTGGCGCAGGGCCTGTCCAACGGGGAGATCGCGGCGCGGCTCGTGCTGTCCGAGGCGACCGTGAAGACGCACGTGGGCCGCATCCTGACCAAGCTGGGCCTGCGCGACCGCGTTCAGGTGGTGGTCCTGGCCTACGAGACCGGGCTGGTGCGGGCCGGCGGCGCACACGGCTGA
- a CDS encoding threonine aldolase family protein, translated as MSDAAERNGTAGRTEPEERAERPEAEEQAGSEEQGDSEEQRRKRLRERRVAVHRGARRLLARPGFITTLRERVALLDGAEELYDLDEPSDMYGNGIVEALEDRTAALLGTEAAAFFPTGTMAQQVALRCWAGRTGNPVVALHGLAHPEVHERDAFSRVSGLRPVRLTDAPRPPTAEEVRGFEEPFGALMLELPLREAGYTLPTWDELTEVVEAARERDAVVHFDGARLWECTTHFGRPLTEIAGLADSVYVSFYKSLKGYGGAALAGPRELVEEAKAWRHRYGGQLFQQFPTALSALAGLERELPRLPAYVAHARVVAAALREGFAASGLPWARVHPEVPHTHEFQVWLPCDTDAAGEAALRQGEETGTMLFSRPWDAGGPGIAVTEVGVEAAGLEWTADDVRSAVADFVSRLEV; from the coding sequence ATGAGCGATGCGGCGGAACGGAACGGCACGGCGGGACGAACGGAACCGGAGGAGCGGGCGGAGCGGCCGGAGGCGGAGGAGCAGGCGGGCTCGGAGGAGCAGGGGGACTCGGAGGAGCAGCGGCGCAAGCGGCTGCGTGAGCGACGCGTGGCCGTCCATCGCGGTGCGCGGCGACTGCTCGCCCGCCCGGGTTTCATCACGACCCTGCGGGAGCGCGTCGCCCTGCTGGACGGGGCCGAGGAGCTGTACGACCTCGACGAACCGTCCGACATGTACGGCAACGGGATCGTGGAGGCGCTGGAGGACAGGACCGCCGCCCTGCTCGGCACGGAGGCCGCCGCCTTCTTCCCGACCGGCACCATGGCCCAGCAGGTGGCCCTGCGCTGCTGGGCCGGCCGTACCGGCAATCCGGTCGTCGCCCTGCACGGCCTCGCCCATCCGGAGGTGCACGAGCGCGACGCCTTCAGCCGGGTCAGCGGACTGCGCCCGGTACGGCTGACCGACGCGCCCCGGCCGCCGACCGCCGAGGAGGTGCGCGGTTTCGAGGAGCCGTTCGGCGCGCTGATGCTGGAACTGCCGCTCAGGGAGGCCGGTTACACGCTGCCCACCTGGGATGAGCTCACCGAGGTCGTGGAGGCCGCCCGGGAACGCGACGCGGTGGTGCACTTCGACGGGGCCCGGCTGTGGGAGTGCACCACGCACTTCGGCCGGCCCCTGACCGAGATCGCGGGCCTGGCGGACAGCGTGTACGTCTCGTTCTACAAGTCCCTCAAGGGCTACGGCGGTGCCGCCCTGGCCGGCCCCCGGGAGCTGGTCGAGGAGGCGAAGGCCTGGCGGCACCGGTACGGCGGCCAGCTGTTCCAGCAGTTCCCCACGGCGCTGTCGGCACTGGCCGGTCTGGAGCGCGAGCTGCCCCGGCTGCCCGCGTACGTGGCCCACGCGCGCGTGGTGGCCGCCGCACTGCGCGAGGGCTTCGCGGCGTCCGGGCTGCCGTGGGCGCGGGTGCATCCCGAGGTGCCGCACACCCACGAGTTCCAGGTCTGGCTGCCCTGCGACACCGACGCCGCGGGCGAGGCCGCGCTCCGTCAGGGCGAGGAGACCGGGACGATGCTCTTCTCCCGGCCCTGGGACGCGGGCGGCCCGGGGATCGCCGTCACCGAGGTCGGTGTGGAGGCGGCGGGCCTGGAGTGGACGGCCGACGACGTGCGGTCGGCCGTGGCCGACTTCGTGTCCCGGCTGGAGGTCTGA